A region of the Electrophorus electricus isolate fEleEle1 chromosome 7, fEleEle1.pri, whole genome shotgun sequence genome:
AGCGCTGGCGAACGCTGTTTGCGGCTCGTGATGCCGAGCGAGCTCATAGAGCACGCGGACCTCTGCGTGGACAGGCTGGCATGCGCGCGGTAGGAGAGGACGCGTTCGGCTTGCTGCTACTCCTGCAGCGGGCAGCGCGGTTAGGCTGCTGCTTCCTGCTCCATCTCGGGGGTTCTTTGTTTTCCTAGACATGTATATTATGCGTACAATCTGAAATCCCTACAGCAGGTGACACatgcattcaaacacacacacacgcacacacgcagatacacacgcacacacacacacacacacacactatattaacAATGACATTGAAAtaggatttatatatatatatatatatatatatatatatatatatatatatatatatatatatatatatatatatataaatatatataaaatacacgTGAATGCATTGACCATGCATTTTTGCTTATGGTGACTCCGGTAATGGTCTGTAAGTGGTGCCCTGACAGGTTTGTGACATTACCCCTGTGGTCACACTCCGAACCAGCTCAGGTCTGCAGGTCCCGCAACCCAGCATGCAACAAGCCGCATAGCATGGCACCCGTCATACCATGATGTCCCACAACCAGCGGCTCCTTTTTGCTAGACCAGTATTCCAGGCACACAACAGGTCTCCAGGTTCCAAACAATGCAGTATGATTAGATGACAAAACCCACGATGCTGTGGCGCAGTCTAACCAACTGCTGCACTTTTACACTTGTTCTTCCTGAAGGAACACTTTCATATTTAAGTCATttcaatatttttcatattttctatGCACATTTCGTATGTCTGTCCTATCACGCCTACCTTCAAGCCCGATTCGATCCCacgcccgcgcacacacacacacacacacacttttttttttttttaatgtgtttgccTGTCTTTTGTCAGGAGTTCATATTATTGTCAAATGTTGTCTAACAGGACCCTATTGTGCGGTGTGGCTGAGAAGGTGTGAGCCCGGGCGGTGCCCACAAGGCGGTGCCCCTCACCCCCCGTCCCCCTGCCCCCAGGGGCAACTCTCCACTCGCTCCCGGTGGGTCGCCTTTGGAGGGGCTTTGATGCCGTGCGCTGACTTAACCTTTGCCTGGGCGGCTCAACCGTCGGATGTCGGGCTCGTAATGCAATTAGTGCATGTGTGCCGTTGACCTTGGGAGGCGGGGCTTACAGGCTGCCCTCGAAAGCATTAACGGTGGTGGGCTTTAATCTCCATCGCTCCCTTACTCTGCCCCCGGCCCGTGAGCTCAACCCCCCTGGGGCCAGGGGGTCTGcttagaacacacacagacacatgcattcacacatacactgttCCTTTTTCCGCTCTTCATCCccgttgcacacacacacacacacacagcctgcgaCTCTATACACATGTCTCTATCATCACTTATCGTGCTTATTTAACAGCTGTGCAAAATATTCCTAACGTGATATTCACTTGTATGCATTTTGCCTTTTCTGAAAGAAATATGGCTTACTGTCATCTGCCCTCAGAACACACCCTTGTTCATCAAAACACCTGCATTTATATTTGGCAGATATACGGAGCGATTTACAATCGCATGTGTGCTACAGAGGTAGGCAAATGTAGATTGAAGAGTCCTGCCCAAGGACTCTCATTGGTACAGCACAGAGCCCTTGCACAGATGGGAATTGAACTCTGGCACCTCACGGGAGAGGCAGAATTGTGACTGACGACACTATACCACCTGTGAGTTTCTTGGATGTAAAATGAGCTGTGAGATGAGACTCAGGAGAATAAGATGAAAGACCGCGAATAAAACGAAATACGTTTACCAAATTCAAAACGAAATAGAATAAAAAGAGCACAGGAAGCTGAGGAGCTCATGACAGCCTGcatctgttcttttgtttgagCCATTAGATTAAAGTCTCGGGACTGGCCAGGCGAGTGGGGTGAAGTGACggagtcctctctctctgctcttctcatgTAGCGGCGATCCCAATCACAGTCCGGAGCGCCGAGCGCAGATCGACGGCATTCCCGGTTCAGGGCAGCCAGTAGCTGCGCAGGCGACAGCGCGTGCCAGCCGGAGCGCCGCTGCCGGACGCCACATCACTGGCCCCGCGCAAACAAACCGCTAATGTTCCGGCCGTGGCACATCTGCGCGCGGCGATAAAGACCCTTCTGTTCAGGAGGGCATAGAATGCTTACTGTACCACGAGGGCAGAGGTTGGAAAagccatctctgtctctgtcgcCCTATCTCTCGCTAACAACGAGCCTTTCTAGttagagctctctctctctctgtctctctctctctctctctctccccctctcttctccttctaAGCTCATCTTCAGCCTTTCCTGTCAGGGGCCGACGCTGGCTGGGCCGACACTCCCCTCCGGGTGGCCGGCCCATAAAACCAATACCAAAAACGAAGGGGAGAAAAAATGCTTAGAGGAGAGCGAAGATTTGTCAATGAAAACAGTGCTGAGAAAAGATCCTCCAGACAGTAAAAGaaggtgggtggtgggtggggggggggggggggggatggggatGGGGGGCAGTGGAAAAAAAGTGTCATTCACACAGGAATTTCTTAACATTGTTAAAAGCAGCAGGCATCCTCGTTCCCTCCCGCCTGGACTTACAGAGATTCAGCTCTTTCGAACAGATCCCAGGCTTGCCTAAACACTTAgaagaattattttaatgtagctAACGGGGGCATGGGGGGGGTATGGGGTTGTAGGAGATGACAGAGTTATAGATTCCCAGAGAGGATACGGATTTTAACGCTCCGTGATGCTTCCAGCCAGAGAGTCGGGAAGTCTTAATGTCATCCGCTGACGTCTCGTTGTTATCCTGAGTTATTTGGCTTTAATGGGATCTTGCACAAAAATGGCTGGCatgagaggatactgacagCTTTGCTTCTGTGAGTAGGTTATTtgacctttgtgtgtttgtgtgtgtgtgaggaggaagtCGTTGCTATGATATATGCTTGTGTGTCACTCTTTAAATGAGTATTGAAGACGTTAGGCGGTGAGAACTTTGTCGTTTCTTTATGCTTTTCTCAgtacatgtctctctctttggttCCCTGAATCCGTTGCGATCCTGAAAACTTTATCTGCTATAATATTCCAGATTAGTGGTTTCGGTTGACGTGCGAAAGATCGCACACCAAGACAGCAGATACAATGACTCAAAGTCTACAGTCCTATTGATTCCACCGCActtcatatttgcatttgagTGGAGGGAGACTCTTAAGGGGATGAAAACGCAATGGATTTTACAAAATGCCGTCCTCACGTGCAACAGAAGAATCAATACCAccttctcttacacacacactctcatgcctTCCAACTCTTACGCGCTagtaaaccccccccccgacacacacacacacacacacacacacacacacacacacacacacatacacacacacacacatctgaacacATACATCTTTCAGTGTTTAGGTAAAAATGGATGAGCTGAATTTCAAAGAAACGACATTATGGATGATACTTTCTGTTAAATTTACTTGCATTTTTGGTCTTTATATAATACCTTCACAAGTCcttttatatatgtaatgttagggttttgtttatgtattacctttaatttataaaactagttcataatataaaatatataatttcagtaatttatatttatatgcaatattactattaatattcAGAGCAGTAAAActttaataaaagtaataattaaaattcccattaataaaagtaatatttaaaaagccGTTTCCTAGCTCTTTGACTGTGAATGTGAGCTGAGCTGTTCTGCAGCATTCTGCGCGGCACAAAAGATCGTCTGTAAGATGTTCACGTCGCTGGGAAAGAATCCTTGCTTCCTGGAAGGAGAAAAGCAATAACGATAATTTTCTGTTAATGATTATTGTGCCCAAACAAAGGCTCCAAACAGGGCCTGACCTTTGACCGTTCAATTATGGAAATGAGGCCCACTGTCAGTAGGTCGGCAACATTTTTTTGGtcaatactttcatttctagtATCTTGTATCTGCTCTTCCCTTTTGTCTGCACACACGCTTATTCAGATATGAGTACTGGAGTCCTGGAGATGAAACTAAAGAGAGCATTAACTTTGCTGTAGTTACCAATATTTGGTGTTACACATTTAGTGAACTGCCTGAGCGCGGATTCCAATGAAGTGTGTCACTGTTACTGGTGCAGGTTTGGAGGTGTAAGGACTAACCttgctgttattattttgtactgaCTTGCTAATGCAGGACTTCACCAGTATGACCACCTGCTTGCCCGACTAAACAGCCCCTTCACGGTGGTCAAAGGAAGCCATGTGCTATCAAACATGACTTATCGCTGACCCACAGTTACGTCTTTGTATGCATGTACAAAcatatgtgtattcatgtgtgtgtgtgtgtgtgtgtgtgtgtgtgtgtgtgtgtgtgtgcgtgtgtgtgtgtgtgtgagagtgtgtgtgtgtgtatgtgtgtgtgtgtgtgagagtgtgtgtgtgtgtgtgtgagagtgtgtgtgtgtatgtgtgcgtgtgtgagtgtgagtgtgtgtgtgtgtgtgtgtgtgagagagtgtgtgtatgtgtgtgagagagtgtgcgtgtgtgtgtgtgtgtgcgtgtgtgtgtgtgtgtgtgcgtgtgtgtgtgtgtgtgtgagagtgtgtgtgtgtgtgtgtgtgtatgtgtgtgtgtgtgtgtgtgtgtgtgtgtgtgtgtgtgagagtgtgtgtgtgtgtgtgtgtgtgtttgaggtgtaTATACAGTTCAGTGTATATCAGTGGCTgcgtttttattatttatttacaaggCTATTTTAAAGGTATCAGATTAAGAGTGGAGCTGACAGTGTGGCAGcttagacacagacacacgctgtTTCAGAATGGCAGAATTATTCATTCAGACTTACGACTAAATTCAAGCAGACCAGAAGCGTTTTTTTACTTACTCTCCTGGGTACAACGTGGAAGTCAGTAATCGGAAGCTGATCGCAACAATGTTATAAAATTTGAATGTCTTGTCACAAATAATTAACTCATAATGTTACATGAGAAGCATGTGCTTTCTCGTTAGACTAATCATCTCTCGTTACAGCCCATCAATCTAAAGTTGTCCCTGTCTGCAAACTGAATGggcagcaagaaaaaaaaaatcttttctcCCCCTCGTCTAATCACGTCCTCTGGCAGTCTGGAAGGGCCGGCAGGGTCTCTGAAGTGAAGCCGTGCTATGTAACAAAGTAGCATGTCTAGTCCATGGAGATAATTAACACACGCAGACGCGcatgcacatggacacacagaaacaggcaaGCTCGGCTCTGGGCCGTGAAAAAGTGGTGCATAGGATGGCTTTTATGGTTGGAACAGGGGCTGCGCTTACTGAGTGCGTCGCACACGGCTGCCACATGACAACTATATGCAGAAGGGGAAGTGGCTTCTAACGACTGCGGCTGAACACGTGTAACTAATCAGTGCCATTATAGCCATGGCACAACCGTGTCATTTGCCAGCACGGGGACGATGAAGCAGACAGTGCATTATGAAaggcatgtgagagagagagagagagagagagagagagagagagagagagagagagagagagggagagagagagagagagagagagagagagagagggagagggagagggagagagagagagagggagagagagagagggagagagagagggagagagagagagagagagagacagagagagagagagagagagagagagagagagagagagagagcgagagagacagagagagacagagagagagacagagacagagagagagagagagagagagagagaggagagagagagggaggaggagagagagagggagagagagagagagggaagaggagagagagagagagggaggaggagagagagagagcgatagagagagagagagagggggaggaggagagagagagagagggagagagggagagagagagagagagagagggagagagggagagagagagagagagagagagagagagagagagagggagagagagagagagagagagagagggagagagagggagagagagagagggagggagagggagagagagagagagagagagggagagagagggagagagagagagagagggagggagagagagagagagggagagagtgagagagagagagagagagggagggtgagagagagagagagggagagagggagagagagagagagagagacagagagggagggagagagagagagagggagagagggagagagagagagagagagagagagagggagagagagagagagagagagagagagagagagagagagagagagagagagatatacttACATAGAAAGGAATATAACATACCCTAACACGGAATTATGTATATTTCTCAGGTAGCAGCACTGCGTATTGTGTGATGAACATTGTCCCTACttatgatttatgatttttatCATCAGGAAAAATATATAGCGCTCGCTGTAATGATAATAATCTTTTAAAAAGCCCACATCCCGAAGTGCGGGAATAGGCATCATGTCTGTCAGAAAGCCGCCGTTGTGCTGCTGAGTGGTTAGACTGAAGGTGAAATGCATCAGCTGGGTGGGGTGCAGGGGTTGCACGTTACCCTAGCAATGCTAAGTGAAGAGGCTTAGGCATTTGAAATTCAGGTGGAAATGAGGTTGCTTGATCGCAGAGGTGACTCCTAATAGGGTTATCAAAGACCTGATTTGTACTCAACAGGCGCGGCAGCTGTGAATTGTATGAAAATATCGGGAATCAATAGCCAGTATGGAATTTCATTAAGCGGCAGTATCCACAATTGATAGGCCCTCATAATTTGATGGATTGCACAAAGAAAATTATTAGCTGGCTATATGGAGAGGAATGAAACGCACCAAACTGGGCTCCGAGAATTGGTGAACTACGGCGATTTGTTCGGAATAGAAAAAAGAGGAATATTGATTTCAGCTATGGTAAGAGGaagggaaggaaaaaagaatgaaaggttAAATCTTTGCCGAGGCTTTGTGCTGAGAAATGTGCACATTGTATGTCTGCAGAttagttattcatttattctgctctcacctccctctccgCCTTCCAGTCTCAGGCGAGGTCTTGGACGACGCGGACAGCGGGAACGAGAGCCGCAGCGGGAGCGAGGAGACACACGTGTGTGAGAAGTGCTGCGCCGAGTTCTTCAAGTGGTCCGATTTCTGCGAGCATCTGAAGAGCTGCACTAAGAACCCGCTCGTGCTCATCGTCAACGACGATGAAGTCACGCCCGACCCTGCGCGGGAGTACCCGATGGAGCCCTCGCCCGTGCCCAGCTGCCCGAGCGAACCGGCGGACAGCGAGGAGGCGGGGGAGGGCCGCCACACCCCGCCCGGGTCGGACGAGGGGGCCGAGGTGACCCTGGAGCGGACAGCCGTCCTGGAAAAGGAGGACGAACCCATGCAGGTGGAAATGTCTCCGGAGAAAGCGCCGGACCCCGAGGACCCGGACGAGTCGCCGAAGCCGGACGTCAGCCTACCTCAGCTGGAGGACGCAGCCCCGCCCTCGGGGGCGGGATATAACATGCCCACTACCAATGTCACGCTAGAGACTCTGCACGGAACCCGAGTGGCAGTGGCACAGTTCTCCCAGAGCTTCCGCGGGGCGGTAGCCGGCGGTGTGTCCACCATGGCCGTTCCCATGATCCTCGACCAGCTGATGGctttgcagcagcagcagatccaCCAGCTCCAGCTGATAGAGCAGATCCGCAGCCAGGTGGCGCTAATGAACAGGCAAGCCCCGGCACCGTCGTCTGTCGGCCATCACTCGCACCACAGCGCGAGCGCCGGCTCTCAGGCGGCTCCGTCCGCCGGCCTTCCCACGATGCCCGGCCAGCTCCAGCTGCACGGGTTCATTACACCACCTGTGCACCAGCTGCCCATCAGGGTGCCGCCCACTCTGAACGGCCAGGGTCCCGCCTCCTTGTCCTCCGCTTTGGAAGGGGGCCACTCCCACGTCTCACAGACGAGCGGCCAGCTGTCCAGTTCTGTAATGAACAGCAACTCCTCGAGCGGCTCTTCATATCCGCCCTCCAGCTGTAGTGTCGGCCCTTCCCCGCTACCGCCCACTTTGGTCACTAGCGTCagcaccaacagcagcagcgcCGGCGCTGCCGGCGCTGGGATCGGTATCAGCAGCGCCGTTTCCCTCCCGAGAAACACCTCGAGTCCTCCTGCACTGACCCACGGAAGCCTGCTGAACTCCCCTTCCAACCTCCCCCTGATTCCTCACAGTTCCTCCAGCAGCGTCATCTTCCCCAACCCGCTGGCCAGCATCGCTGCCACGGCCAACGCCCTCGACCCTCTGTCCGCCCTGATGAAGCACCGCAAGGGCAAGCCGCCCAACGTCTCCGTATTCGACACCAAGCCCAGCTCAGATGACCCCTTCttcaaacacaaatgcaggttCTGCGCCAAGGTGTTTGGAAGCGACAGCGCCTTGCAGATCCACCTCCGCTCCCACACCGGAGAACGGCCCTTCAAGTGCAACATTTGTGGTAATCGCTTCTCTACAAAAGGGAACCTGAAGGTTCACTTCCAGCGGCACAAAGAAAAGTATCCGCACATTCCGATGAACCCCTATCCGGTGCCTGAGTACTTGGACAATGTGCCGACCAGCTCAGGTATTCCTTACGGTATGTCGCTGCCTCCCGAGAAGCCAGTCACCACGTGGCTTGACAGCAAGCCTGTTTTGCCCACGGTCCCGACCACGGTGGGACTGCAGCTTCCTCCGACCCTCCCCAGCATGATAGGGGGCTACGGAGATTCACCAAGTCTCACTCCCATCAGCAGGTCGCCCCAGAGACCCTCACCACCCTCGAGTGAATGTGCCTCCCTGTCCCCGAACGTACTCAGCACTGAAGCCAGCACAACCCTCACTTCAGCGTCTCCGCAGCCCGACGTGGGGAGCGACGCCCCTCCGGTTCTGAAGCCGGAGGGGATCCGTTTGCCACCCAACTGCTCCACCAGGCCCGGGGAGTCCAACACGTCCGCTGCCGCCATGACCCAGGTCACCCTGTCCGCCACCGTCACTACCACGACCGGCGCCGCTGGTCAGATCACGGACCCCACCACCCCTCCTTCCTCTGCCGCTCACCCTTCCCTCCCGATGCTCTCGGATCAGTTCAAGGCCAAGTTTCCTTTCGGCGGCCTCCTGGACTCTATGCAAACGTCGGAGACCTCaaagctgcagcagctggtggAGAACATCGACAAGAAGATGACAGACCCGAACCAGTGCGTCATCTGCCATCGTGTGCTCAGCTGCCAGAGTGCCCTCAAGATGCACTACCGGATCCACACGGGCGAGAGGCCTTTCAAGTGCAAAATATGTGGCCGCGCTTTCACCACAAAGGGCAACTTGAAAACGCACTTTGGGGTTCACAGGTCCAAGCCGCCCTTGCGGGTGCAGCATTCATGCCCTATATGCCAGAAGAAGTTCACAAATGCCGTAGTGCTGCAGCAGCACATCCGCATGCACATGGGAGGGCAGATTCCCAACACGCCTCTGCCCGAGAGCTTCCAGGACATGGACGCGGATTTCTCCTTCGACGAGAAGAGCGTGGACGACATGAGCAACTACGACGACGAGCTTATCGACGAGATGGAGCAGGCCATGGAGGACGAGGCGGACGTTAAAGACGGGGAGGCCGACCCGTCCAAGCCGGTGCTTTCGTACGGAGACCTGTCTCCCGGCAGCTCTCCCCCGACCTCGGTCATCTCCAGCATCGCCGCCCTGGAGAACCAAATGAAGATGATCGACTCCACGGCGAACATGAGCCGCGCCTTCGGCCTGAAGCCCTCGGAGAACGGCGGCGGCCTCGGTGGGGAGGGCGGGGACGTGTTGTTCGCCAACGACTCGTCCTCGGCTGTGGGAGACGTGGAGAACCAGAGCGTGGGCAGCCCTGCCCTGTCCGAGTCCTCGGGCTCCATGCAGGCCCTCTCCCCTGCCCGCAGCCAGCCGGAGAGCCATTGCTCCAGATCTCCTGGCCTCGCCAACAACAGCAGGGGCAACTCGGAGGACCCCCAGGACCCCGGCACGGCGACTGCCACGGTGAAGTCCGAGAAATCTGAGACTCCTTCTCCGGGCTCGGTCCCGGCGGAGCACTCCGGAGCGCTGGACCTCACGGCTGCCCAGCCCAGCAGGCCTTATATTAAAGAAGAGAACCAGTTTAGCATGCTGTTCCTGGGCAGAGACAGAGGTGGGCATGACATTCGTCACAAAGCTCTTATATAGGCCTGAGTTTTATTTCCCTAAATgtgtattcttaaaaaaaaaaaagcatattattaaaatagttgataaaaaggttttaaatgaGCATTTCATAGCAGCTTTGCTAgcgttttctttgttttttgtctctgaCATTTCCTGTTTCCTCCGGTTCAGGCTTAAGCGCGCCGAGCCTGATGGGCGCGGCGCAGAGCGTGGTGAAGCTGGAGATGAACGGCCACGGCAAGCCGCTGTCGCTGAGCGAGGGCGCCCACTTGCACACGGGCCTACAGGTGCCCGCTGCCGCCCCGCGGACGAGCGTGAGCCCCAGCCTCACGCCCATGCTGGTACCGCCACCTCCGCGACGGACCCCCAAACAGCACAACTGCCAGTCCTGCGGGAAAAACTTCTCGTCAGCCAGCGCCCTGCAGATCCACGAGCGCACTCACACGGGAGAGAAACCCTTCGCCTGCTCCATCTGCGGCAGAGCCTTCACTACCAAGGGCAATCTCaaggtgtgtgtacacacacacacacacacacacacacacacacacatggagaggGCACACACtagttcagtttattttttcagtttaataataagtttttaaaaagaacatccttttttgtatacatttagcatacaaaaaaaaatatacaactgaattaaatacatacatacatacatacacacacacacacacacacacatatatatatatatatatatatatatatatatatatatatatatatatatatatatatatatatatatatatatatatatatatataaactgaattaGGTACACACTAATAAAAGTttcataacaaaaaaataatgaagTAATTCTaagtaataatagtaaaaatatCAGCATAATAACTGATAATTCTGCATAGTTAGAGAAAGGTCAATAATGGCGTATTAAATTTTGACGTCTAtgatgaatgtttttttaactagtgtgtctgttatttttttataatatttttataatattttttgtattgctCTTCAcatgtttatattaatatttaaaattggtTAACATTTACAACTAAATTTCTGAACAAATATAAGGTagctatttttatattatttatttaatgctaCGCATTTCTTTTTGAATTTTAGACATCTCTGAATAAATTAACTATATTACATAATGATGAACTATATGACATAATTACAgtgtttacattatttaatcactgcaatGAAATTGAGAAATATCTGAAGGACagcagaaatgaaataaattagcATGAATATGAATGATGTACACATGGGTTTCTATAGCTATTTTTTAATAGTAAGAATCTAAttatacaataaattaatacaACAATTGTTACTATTATCAAAAgcattatatttctatataacTATTCACCTGATTCATGTGATGTCATtttcaataaacatttgttataGAATCAATGAATTTGTTAATATGTCATTTCATCTGAATTCTAAAAAGCATGGAGCACGTCTTGACCGATCTGCTTCTACCTGCAGGTCCACATGGGCACTCACATGTGGAACAACGCTCCAGCGCGGCGAGGCCGGCGCCTTTCGGTGGAGAACCCTATGGCCCTGCTTGGCGGCGACAGCATGAAGTTCAGCGAGATGTTCCAGAAGGACCTGGCAGCGCGGGCCATGAACGTAGACCCCGGATTCTGGAACCAGTACGCGGCCGCCATCACCAGTGGCCTGGCCATGAAGAACAATGAGATTTCCGTCATTCAGAACGGTGGTATCCCGCCGCTGCCCGTCAGCCTGGGGGGGGGCAGCATCCCCTCTCTGGGGGGCATGTCCGGAGGCATGGAGAGAGCGCGCACTGGGAGCAGTCCTCCCATGACTGGCCTAGAGAAGACGAGCCTGGAGGTGGGAACTGGACGTCCTTTCTCCAGGTTTATGGAGGACAGCAAAGAAATTGGAATCAATTAACAGGGACAGCACGGAAGGACGAACGTGGAAAGTTGTTCTTTATCTAGTTTGGTCTTATGTACTATATTATGTACAGCTGAAGTTTGAtattctgtttggttttggaTCTATGGTATTCGATATTGAGTAGAGGTAATTTCCCACCCTCCCATTCCTCCTGTTACACCTACGAAGAAAAAACGTCTCATGTTTGAGAATCTGTTGTCTTGCAAGATTTGCATGGTACTTATCGGTTCTTATCAGTTCCTTTCGACTGCTTTTAAGGACTAtgtcacaaaaaagaaaagaagaatcTCTTTACTCAGTTAATCTGGGTAAGTGGCTAACTCAAGAGAAAAGAGTGCAGAGCGATCTCTATGTGGAGAGACTGACTAATGTTTACCtggttacagtgtgtgttttaacgTA
Encoded here:
- the sall3a gene encoding sal-like protein 3; the protein is MSRAADVSAKSRSKSHRIDSMSRRKQARPQHLKSDDDPPILGVVSENVSGEVLDDADSGNESRSGSEETHVCEKCCAEFFKWSDFCEHLKSCTKNPLVLIVNDDEVTPDPAREYPMEPSPVPSCPSEPADSEEAGEGRHTPPGSDEGAEVTLERTAVLEKEDEPMQVEMSPEKAPDPEDPDESPKPDVSLPQLEDAAPPSGAGYNMPTTNVTLETLHGTRVAVAQFSQSFRGAVAGGVSTMAVPMILDQLMALQQQQIHQLQLIEQIRSQVALMNRQAPAPSSVGHHSHHSASAGSQAAPSAGLPTMPGQLQLHGFITPPVHQLPIRVPPTLNGQGPASLSSALEGGHSHVSQTSGQLSSSVMNSNSSSGSSYPPSSCSVGPSPLPPTLVTSVSTNSSSAGAAGAGIGISSAVSLPRNTSSPPALTHGSLLNSPSNLPLIPHSSSSSVIFPNPLASIAATANALDPLSALMKHRKGKPPNVSVFDTKPSSDDPFFKHKCRFCAKVFGSDSALQIHLRSHTGERPFKCNICGNRFSTKGNLKVHFQRHKEKYPHIPMNPYPVPEYLDNVPTSSGIPYGMSLPPEKPVTTWLDSKPVLPTVPTTVGLQLPPTLPSMIGGYGDSPSLTPISRSPQRPSPPSSECASLSPNVLSTEASTTLTSASPQPDVGSDAPPVLKPEGIRLPPNCSTRPGESNTSAAAMTQVTLSATVTTTTGAAGQITDPTTPPSSAAHPSLPMLSDQFKAKFPFGGLLDSMQTSETSKLQQLVENIDKKMTDPNQCVICHRVLSCQSALKMHYRIHTGERPFKCKICGRAFTTKGNLKTHFGVHRSKPPLRVQHSCPICQKKFTNAVVLQQHIRMHMGGQIPNTPLPESFQDMDADFSFDEKSVDDMSNYDDELIDEMEQAMEDEADVKDGEADPSKPVLSYGDLSPGSSPPTSVISSIAALENQMKMIDSTANMSRAFGLKPSENGGGLGGEGGDVLFANDSSSAVGDVENQSVGSPALSESSGSMQALSPARSQPESHCSRSPGLANNSRGNSEDPQDPGTATATVKSEKSETPSPGSVPAEHSGALDLTAAQPSRPYIKEENQFSMLFLGRDRGLSAPSLMGAAQSVVKLEMNGHGKPLSLSEGAHLHTGLQVPAAAPRTSVSPSLTPMLVPPPPRRTPKQHNCQSCGKNFSSASALQIHERTHTGEKPFACSICGRAFTTKGNLKVHMGTHMWNNAPARRGRRLSVENPMALLGGDSMKFSEMFQKDLAARAMNVDPGFWNQYAAAITSGLAMKNNEISVIQNGGIPPLPVSLGGGSIPSLGGMSGGMERARTGSSPPMTGLEKTSLEVGTGRPFSRFMEDSKEIGIN